In Nomia melanderi isolate GNS246 chromosome 5, iyNomMela1, whole genome shotgun sequence, a single genomic region encodes these proteins:
- the LOC116424239 gene encoding KICSTOR subunit 2, with amino-acid sequence MDHEEEFLNTFFTHVAQLCIDKAKELVEKERGSCRQTQLGPWGMLLMHLPQIAVAEHSYADLGFLHTKNKGFLRKDNSLKTVYESLKSDLKRVEEMTKGTNSIGTTVAEVSNQLCQYITAKIQLIDFYEKMYHMSINSKIMKHQELLQCIERIVESHLMSCSHLALTAVKASLTLECEILVQLTKAQVELQHWRFLSTLMSLYGAQTRMSAWERTLQSKESWKLGFSATFLKANQQPALYQWLVKLRSSILAKCSLYFHATLSQQASPGEMRSIMSKQNVDYYHKIQSFQRKHDVLAVLIIFDSRGVDDSGPGYRHPHREPNTSEYFPVVLSCPSTFAQQSIHLDNVQKRIKERQTDLLTMDKIVYCKNVKDPYIYTMYNTDPKMTLVTIFESGKQRDKESHVTSFMTDLCMQIRCNKVYESLKLSK; translated from the exons ATGGATCACGAAGAAGAGTTTTTAAACACATTCTTTACTCACGTCGCACAATTATGTATTGACAAAGCAAAAGAATTAGTT GAAAAAGAACGTGGTTCATGTCGTCAAACACAATTGGGACCATGGGGAATGTTACTTATGCATTTACCACAAATTGCAGTGGCAGAACATTCATATGCAGACCTGGGTTTTCTCCATACGAAAAATAAAGGATTTTTAAGGAaagat AATTCACTAAAAACAGTCTATGAATCATTGAAGTCTGACTTAAAAAGAGTAGAAGAAATGACTAAAGGAACTAATTCAATTGGTACAACAGTTGCAGAAGTTTCAAATCAGCTGTGTCAATATATTACAGCAAAGATACAGTTGATAGATTT CTATGAGAAGATGTACCATATGAGtataaacagtaaaattatgaaacatcAAGAATTATTACAATGCATAGAAAGGATAGTAGAAAGTCATTTAATGTCCTGTTCACATTTAGCTTTAACTGCTGTTAAAGCAAGCTTGAC TTTAGAATGTGAAATATTAGTACAATTAACAAAAGCGCAAGTTGAACTTCAACATTGGAGGTTCTTATCAACTCTAATGTCTCTGTATGGTGCGCAAACACGAATGTCAGCTTGGGAAAGAACATTGCAGAGTAAAGAG TCGTGGAAGTTAGGTTTCAGTGCGACTTTTCTAAAAGCGAATCAACAGCCAGCATTGTATCAATGGTTAGTTAAATTACGCAGTAGCATATTAGCTAAATGTTCTCTATACTTTCATGCTACTTTGAGTCAACAAGCTAGTCCAGGAGAAATGAGGAGTATTATGAGTAAACAAAATGTGGATTACTATCACaa AATTCAGAGTTTTCAACGTAAACACGATGTTCTGgctgttttaattatattcgatTCTAGAGGGGTTGATGATTCAGGCCCAGGCTATAGACATCCTCATAGAGAGCCAAACACATCTGAATATTTTCCTGTTGTTCTTAGTTGTCCTAgt ACATTTGCACAACAATCAATTCATTTAGATAATGTACAAAAACGTATCAAAGAACGGCAAACAGATCTTCTAACCAtggataaaattgtatattgtaaaaatgtaaaa GATCCATATATATATACCATGTATAATACTGATCCTAAAATGACACTTGTCACTATATTTGAAAGTGGCAAACAGAGGGATAAAGAATCTCATGTAACATCTTTTATGACAGATTTGTGTATGCAAATTCGTTGTAACAAAGTGTATGAATCACTGAAACTatcaaaataa
- the LOC116424245 gene encoding putative divalent cation/proton antiporter TMEM165 isoform X2 codes for MVVNGEHFLSICAMVTFLPSVVWSENMMPPYDAKYQILVTSIKPDDATALHTKDNLGFLHAFIASLSVIIVSELGDKTFFIAAIMAMKHPRMIVFVGAICALALMTALSVIFGYAVTIIPRIYTYYISTALFAIFGLKMLRDGYYMSAAEGQEELEEVQSNLQKRETEYEKEAGSTLVQDPETGVIRKTAKITAVMLLRIFIQAFSLTFLAEWGDRSQLTTIILAAREEVYGVIIGGILGHMFCTGLAVLGGRMIAQKISVRTVTIIGGLVFLLFAFTALFISPAENV; via the exons ATGGTGGTCAATG gtGAACATTTTTTAAGTATATGTGCAATGGTCACATTTCTTCCATCTGTTGTATGGAGTGAAAATATGATGCCTCCATATGATgctaaatatcaaatattagtaACATCAATC AAACCCGATGATGCGACGGCATTACACACCAAGGATAACCTTGGTTTTTTACATGCATTTATAGCTTCTTTGTCAGTTATTATTGTTTCTGAACTGGGTGACAAAACTTTTTTCATTGCAGCAATTATGGCAATGAAACATCCACGAATGATTGTTTTTGTAGGAGCAATTTGTGCTTTAGCTCTTATGACCGCTCTTTCAG TGATTTTTGGGTATGCTGTAACTATAATTCCTCGAATCTACACATATTATATTTCTACTGCTCTTTTTGCTATATTTGGTTTGAAAATGTTGCGAGATGGTTATTATATGTCAGCAGCAGAAGGACAAGAAGAGTTAGAAGAAGTACAATCTAATTTACAAAAACGTGAGACTGAG TATGAAAAAGAAGCAGGAAGCACATTAGTGCAGGATCCAGAAACTGGTGTTATTAGAAAAACTGCAAAAATTACTGCAGTGATGCTCCTTAGGATATTTATTCAAGCATTTTCTCTTACATTCCTAGCAGAATGGGGAGATCGTTCTCAACTTACAACTATTATACTTGCAGCCAGAGAG GAAGTTTATGGAGTAATCATAGGTGGAATATTGGGACACATGTTCTGTACAGGATTGGCAGTATTAGGAGGTAGAATGATAGCTCAAAAAATTTCAGTACGAACAG TGACTATAATTGGCGGATTAGTGTTCCTATTATTTGCCTTCACAGCATTGTTCATCAGCCCTGCAGAAAATGTATAA
- the LOC116423882 gene encoding uncharacterized protein LOC116423882 isoform X2 — protein MELTETSVQIRDCSIDFIPVYIKQESSERETDFNDVEIINGAQHFCAIEIKESKAYSAINDHKESDTNNKSYAQNTSTLNNINSALNSTEQNENCNINGILSGSTYLQNLNYENVNIEIQKPTNEISEVFIDQNEQIQTTNYSISTITIASELLGLNLNIKKEDEVDNETVYTTGWLCSVNNENDRSNISKNAKEQVEISTVIEATITPLTEQRDQAPETDNLKNKESKSGRCKRQLKIRSLQEYKEKLRRKAECMREKRKKLYEQESEEQRLQRLAKEAAKRREMRMYYETPEQRRKRLDAEAARKREYRMYNETPEDRRKRLDREAERRRMKRLSLYATETPEQRRERLNRESAKRREARLNQYAKETQEERKERLKKDALRVREMRFTRSAIETEEERRQR, from the exons ATGGAATTAACTGAAACCAGTGTACAAATAAGAGATTGTTCTATAGACTTTATTCCGGTATACATTAAACAAGAGAGTAGTGAACGTGAAACAGATTTTAATGATGTTGAAATAATCAATGGGGCTCAACACTTCTGTGCTATTGAAATCAAAGAGAGCAAAGCATATAGTGCGATTAATGACCACAAAGAATCAGACACAAATAACAAAAGCTACGCACAAAATACAAgtactttaaataatataaattctgcattaaattccacagaacaaaatgaaaattgtaatatcaatggtattttgAGTGGATCAACGTATTTGCAGAATTTGAACTATGAAaatgtgaatattgaaatacaaaagccaacaaatgaaatttcagaaGTTTTCATTGATCAAAATGAACAAATACAGACAACTAATTACAGTATTTCAACAATTACTATAGCAAGCGAACTTTTAGGActaaacttaaatataaaaaaggaaGATGAAGTAGATAATGAAACAGTATACACTACAGGATGGCTATGCagtgtaaataatgaaaatgatagaTCAAACATTTCAAAGAATGCTAAAGAACAAGTAGAAATTTCTACTGTGATCGAAGCCACAATTACTCCGTTAACAGAACAGAGGGACCAAGCACCAGAAACTGATAATTTGAAGAACAAGGAAAGTAAATCTGGAAGATGTAAAAGACAGTTGAAAATACGATCATTACAAGAGTACAAGGAGAAATTACGCAGAAAAGCAGAGTGCatgagagaaaaaaggaaaaagttaTACGAACAAGAAAGTGAGGAGCAACGTTTGCAGAGGTTAGCGAAGGAAGCAGCAAAAAGGCGAGAAATGAGAATGTATTACGAAACGCCAgaacaaagaagaaaaagattGGACGCAGAGGCAGCAcgaaaaagagaatatagaatGTATAACGAAACACCAGAAGATAGAAGGAAAAGGTTAGACCGTGAAGCAGAAAGAAGAAGAATGAAAAGGCTTTCGCTCTATGCTACTGAAACACCTGAACAAAGGAGAGAAAGATTAAACAGAGAGTCGGCAAAACGAAGAGAGGCTCGATTGAATCAATATGCTAAAGAAAcacaagaagaaagaaaagaaagattaaAGAAAGATGCTTTAAGAGTTAGAGAAATGAGATTTACTAGATCTGCTATCGAAACAGAAGAGGAACGTAGACAAAG ATAA
- the LOC116424234 gene encoding WD repeat-containing protein 3, producing the protein MGITKQYLRYVPAGNLNLIVSSTCNIVFVTLEGQEGRFVAVGACEHVFIWDLRLGEKSQILSGDKVNVTCLAASPNQRHIAVGYADGTIKTFDLRSGENISIFVGHRSEITTLAYDKQGHRLASGSKDTDIIIWDVVAETGVCRLTGHKHVITKLAFMKDHNIIISASKDTFVKFWDLDTEHNFKTLVNHKTEVWSLVLAKNDQYLITGCNDSELQVWKIYFTEAVGTDFETNLQDLTIADGSEVSDLKYPLKCEKTGSILRSGRGRVVSLEVDTTQTVIGCHGIDNTVELFHLLPDTKVKENVIKRLRKERKKLAKTGNSIEADLVYIPTIKDEITRLPPLKASAKVKGINMIMGRGGELRICVGLNNNSLDLYSILTQDKNPEVNQLRTIVKHGHRSDVRAVCFSSDNLAFATASGDSVKLWNRSTLACIRTVECGYALTATFVPGDRHLIVGLKDGKMLIIDIVSGEVLEEIPAHSKELWSVTLFPDRIGVATGGGDQTVKFWKFVQIPKTDAENSQSEMKAKVLSVLHMKTLKLEDSVLCIRISPNNQFIAVALLDSTVKIFFLDTFKFFISLYGHKLPVLSMDISSDSSLIVTGSADRNIKIWGLDYGDCHKSLFAHDDSIMGLSFVPGTHYVFTCGKDGKVKQWDVDIFKKIVTLQGHSGEAWGCAVSPNGIYVVSCGSDRVIRMYERTSEPLVLQDEEEEERERQENELATGEITVAPGQKQQSLPSRKTVSSEKAAELILECLEISKTYIEQLKESDSKTASALPLQMQAYNCTTVEDYLLETIKRVRASELDETLMLLPYSAACDILKMLPKLLQSDYHTELIARLALSLIQTHHGPITANLELLQTLETVKTLSIKKVSALRDMMGFNLHGMMHIQHVIEEKEGIQLFKDATKSSRHRRKVKKNKEKAVKRAIMSI; encoded by the exons ATGGGTATCACGAAACAATATTTAAGATATGTTCCAGccggaaatttaaatttaattgttagtTCTACTTGTAACATTGTTTTTGTAACATTGGAAGGACAGGAAGGTCGGTTTGTAGCAGTTGGAGCATGTGAACATGTTTTTATATGGGACTTAAGATTAGGAGaaaag agtCAAATATTGTCAGGAGATAAAGTAAATGTAACATGTTTAGCTGCATCTCCAAATCAAAGGCATATAGCAGTTGGCTATGCAGATGGTACTATAAAAACATTTGATTTAAGATCAGGTGAAAATATAAGCATATTTGTTGGTCACCGGTCTGAGATTACAACTTTGGCATATGACAAGCAAGGACACAGATTAGCTTCTGGTTCAAAA GACACAGATATTATCATTTGGGATGTGGTAGCAGAAACAGGAGTGTGTAGATTAACTggacataaacatgtaataacTAAATTAGCATTTATGAAAGATCACAACATTATCATCAGTGCTAGTAAGGATACTTTCGTAAAATTTTGGGATTTAGATACAGAACATAATTTCAAAACCCTTGTTAATCATAAAACAGAg GTTTGGTCTTTGGTATTAGCTAAAAATGATCAATATTTAATCACTGGTTGTAATGATAGTGAATTACAagtatggaaaatatattttactgaagCTGTAGGTACagactttgaaactaatttacaaGATTTGACCATTGCTGATGGTAGTGAAGTTAGTGATCTG aaatatccTCTAAAATGTGAAAAAACTGGCAGCATTTTAAGAAGCGGCCGTGGACGAGTCGTGTCTCTTGAAGTTGATACAACGCAAACAGTCATCGGATGTCACGGTATAGATAATACTGTTGAATTATTTCACTTGCTACCTGATACTAAAGTAaaggaaaatgtaattaaaagattacgaaaagaaaggaaaaaattagCAAA AACTGGAAATAGTATTGAAGCGGATTTAGTATATATACCAACAATAAAAGATGAAATTACACGTTTACCGCCACTTAAAGCATCTGCAAAAGTTAAAGGGATAAATATGATAATGGGTAGAGGTGGCGAGCTCAGA ATATGTGTtggattaaataataattctcttGACTTATATTCTATACTGACACAAGACAAAAATCCTGAAGTGAATCAGTTGAGAACTATAGTGAAACACGGTCACCGTTCAGATGTTCGTGCAGTCTGTTTTAGCTCTGATAATTTAGCTTTTGCAACAGCAAGTGGAGATTCTGTGAAATTATGGAATAG gtCAACTTTAGCATGTATACGTACTGTGGAATGCGGTTATGCGTTAACTGCAACATTCGTACCAGGAGACAGACATTTAATAGTAGGTTTAAAGGATggtaaaatgttaattattgatattgtatCAGGTGAGGTGTTGGAAGAAATACCGGCACATTCTAAAGAACTTTGGAGTGTTACACTATTTCCCGATAGG ATAGGAGTGGCAACTGGTGGGGGAGATCAAACagtaaaattttggaaatttgtcCAAATTCCTAAGACTGATGCTGAAAATTCTCAAAGTGAAATGAAAGCCAAAGTATTATCTGTTTTGCACATGAAAACTTTAAAATTAGAAGATAGTGTGTTATGTATAAGAATAAGTCCTAACAATCAATTCATCGCAGTTGCATTACTTGATTCTACTGTAAAAATTTTTTTCCTTGATACATTTAAG TTCTTCATTTCACTTTATGGACATAAATTGCCAGTGTTATCTATGGACATATCTAGTGACTCGTCACTTATTGTTACTGGTTCTGCAGAcaggaatattaaaatttgggGTTTAGATTACGGAGATTGTCATAAATCGTTATTTGCTCATGACGATTCTATAATGGGATTATCCTTTGTCCCTGGAACTCATTATGTTTTCACATGTGGAAAAGATGGGAAAGTAAAGCAGTGGGATgttgacatttttaaaaaaattgtgacCTTAcag GGACATTCAGGAGAAGCATGGGGTTGTGCCGTTTCACCAAATGGTATTTATGTCGTCTCGTGTGGTTCCGATAGGGTCATTAGGATGTACGAACGAACTTCAGAGCCCTTAGTTTTgcaagatgaagaagaagaagagagggaACGTCAAGAAAATGAATTAGCTACTGGTGAAATTACTGTCGCTCCTGGTCAAAAGCAACAATCTTTACCATCTAGAAAAACTGTCTCCAGTGAAAAGGCG gCTGAATTAATATTGGAATGTTTGGAAATATCGAAAACGTATATTGAACAATTGAAGGAATCTGATTCAAAGACAGCATCCGCACTTCCTTTACAAATGCAAGCTTATAATTGTACAACTGTAGAGGATTACTTACTGGAAACAATTAAGCGCGTTAGAGCAAG tgAATTAGACGAAACATTGATGTTACTGCCATATTCAGCTGCTTGTGATATCCTTAAAATGCTACCAAAATTATTGCAATCAGATTATCATACAGAATTAATAGCAAGATTAGCATTGTCTTTAATACAAACGCATCATGGCCCAATTACAGCTAATCTAGAACTCTTACAGACGTTAGAGACTGTGAAAACATTAtctattaaaaaagtttctGCGCTAAGA gATATGATGGGATTTAATTTACACGGAATGATGCATATTCAACATGttatagaagaaaaggaagggATTCAATTGTTTAAAGATGCAACTAAAAGCAGCAGGCATAGGAGGAAGGTCAAGAAGAATAAGGAAAAGGCAGTGAAAAGAGCTATAATGTCTATATAA
- the LOC116424245 gene encoding putative divalent cation/proton antiporter TMEM165 isoform X1: MNFNFLLKGEHFLSICAMVTFLPSVVWSENMMPPYDAKYQILVTSIKPDDATALHTKDNLGFLHAFIASLSVIIVSELGDKTFFIAAIMAMKHPRMIVFVGAICALALMTALSVIFGYAVTIIPRIYTYYISTALFAIFGLKMLRDGYYMSAAEGQEELEEVQSNLQKRETEYEKEAGSTLVQDPETGVIRKTAKITAVMLLRIFIQAFSLTFLAEWGDRSQLTTIILAAREEVYGVIIGGILGHMFCTGLAVLGGRMIAQKISVRTVTIIGGLVFLLFAFTALFISPAENV; encoded by the exons atgaattttaattttttattaaaaggtGAACATTTTTTAAGTATATGTGCAATGGTCACATTTCTTCCATCTGTTGTATGGAGTGAAAATATGATGCCTCCATATGATgctaaatatcaaatattagtaACATCAATC AAACCCGATGATGCGACGGCATTACACACCAAGGATAACCTTGGTTTTTTACATGCATTTATAGCTTCTTTGTCAGTTATTATTGTTTCTGAACTGGGTGACAAAACTTTTTTCATTGCAGCAATTATGGCAATGAAACATCCACGAATGATTGTTTTTGTAGGAGCAATTTGTGCTTTAGCTCTTATGACCGCTCTTTCAG TGATTTTTGGGTATGCTGTAACTATAATTCCTCGAATCTACACATATTATATTTCTACTGCTCTTTTTGCTATATTTGGTTTGAAAATGTTGCGAGATGGTTATTATATGTCAGCAGCAGAAGGACAAGAAGAGTTAGAAGAAGTACAATCTAATTTACAAAAACGTGAGACTGAG TATGAAAAAGAAGCAGGAAGCACATTAGTGCAGGATCCAGAAACTGGTGTTATTAGAAAAACTGCAAAAATTACTGCAGTGATGCTCCTTAGGATATTTATTCAAGCATTTTCTCTTACATTCCTAGCAGAATGGGGAGATCGTTCTCAACTTACAACTATTATACTTGCAGCCAGAGAG GAAGTTTATGGAGTAATCATAGGTGGAATATTGGGACACATGTTCTGTACAGGATTGGCAGTATTAGGAGGTAGAATGATAGCTCAAAAAATTTCAGTACGAACAG TGACTATAATTGGCGGATTAGTGTTCCTATTATTTGCCTTCACAGCATTGTTCATCAGCCCTGCAGAAAATGTATAA
- the LOC116423882 gene encoding uncharacterized protein LOC116423882 isoform X1, producing MELTETSVQIRDCSIDFIPVYIKQESSERETDFNDVEIINGAQHFCAIEIKESKAYSAINDHKESDTNNKSYAQNTSTLNNINSALNSTEQNENCNINGILSGSTYLQNLNYENVNIEIQKPTNEISEVFIDQNEQIQTTNYSISTITIASELLGLNLNIKKEDEVDNETVYTTGWLCSVNNENDRSNISKNAKEQVEISTVIEATITPLTEQRDQAPETDNLKNKESKSGRCKRQLKIRSLQEYKEKLRRKAECMREKRKKLYEQESEEQRLQRLAKEAAKRREMRMYYETPEQRRKRLDAEAARKREYRMYNETPEDRRKRLDREAERRRMKRLSLYATETPEQRRERLNRESAKRREARLNQYAKETQEERKERLKKDALRVREMRFTRSAIETEEERRQRLVKDAFRKREVRMHGGHSVNNNFTELQTIRNFEELNNVQIKENPDNQLGGHYLSNWMMWFQNSLAQPVQVGEQITKSQSQDDA from the coding sequence ATGGAATTAACTGAAACCAGTGTACAAATAAGAGATTGTTCTATAGACTTTATTCCGGTATACATTAAACAAGAGAGTAGTGAACGTGAAACAGATTTTAATGATGTTGAAATAATCAATGGGGCTCAACACTTCTGTGCTATTGAAATCAAAGAGAGCAAAGCATATAGTGCGATTAATGACCACAAAGAATCAGACACAAATAACAAAAGCTACGCACAAAATACAAgtactttaaataatataaattctgcattaaattccacagaacaaaatgaaaattgtaatatcaatggtattttgAGTGGATCAACGTATTTGCAGAATTTGAACTATGAAaatgtgaatattgaaatacaaaagccaacaaatgaaatttcagaaGTTTTCATTGATCAAAATGAACAAATACAGACAACTAATTACAGTATTTCAACAATTACTATAGCAAGCGAACTTTTAGGActaaacttaaatataaaaaaggaaGATGAAGTAGATAATGAAACAGTATACACTACAGGATGGCTATGCagtgtaaataatgaaaatgatagaTCAAACATTTCAAAGAATGCTAAAGAACAAGTAGAAATTTCTACTGTGATCGAAGCCACAATTACTCCGTTAACAGAACAGAGGGACCAAGCACCAGAAACTGATAATTTGAAGAACAAGGAAAGTAAATCTGGAAGATGTAAAAGACAGTTGAAAATACGATCATTACAAGAGTACAAGGAGAAATTACGCAGAAAAGCAGAGTGCatgagagaaaaaaggaaaaagttaTACGAACAAGAAAGTGAGGAGCAACGTTTGCAGAGGTTAGCGAAGGAAGCAGCAAAAAGGCGAGAAATGAGAATGTATTACGAAACGCCAgaacaaagaagaaaaagattGGACGCAGAGGCAGCAcgaaaaagagaatatagaatGTATAACGAAACACCAGAAGATAGAAGGAAAAGGTTAGACCGTGAAGCAGAAAGAAGAAGAATGAAAAGGCTTTCGCTCTATGCTACTGAAACACCTGAACAAAGGAGAGAAAGATTAAACAGAGAGTCGGCAAAACGAAGAGAGGCTCGATTGAATCAATATGCTAAAGAAAcacaagaagaaagaaaagaaagattaaAGAAAGATGCTTTAAGAGTTAGAGAAATGAGATTTACTAGATCTGCTATCGAAACAGAAGAGGAACGTAGACAAAGGTTAGTAAAGGATGCTTTTAGAAAAAGGGAGGTAAGAATGCATGGAGGTCATTCGgtgaataataatttcactGAACTTCAAACCATTCGCAATTTTGAAGAATTAAACAATGTGCAGATAAAGGAGAATCCAGATAATCAGTTAGGAGGTCATTATTTAAGCAACTGGATGATGTGGTTTCAAAACTCATTAGCCCAACCAGTTCAAGTTGGAGAACAAATTACTAAGTCACAATCACAAGACGATGCATAA